The Metabacillus sediminilitoris genome window below encodes:
- a CDS encoding STAS domain-containing protein, producing MHRNQDLYNYLVENSWQMSEDWYSMVEDHDPKSVYSTNDPTIVQTLKEQNQDYFKHLHELFISEEEEFFHKFQQWSEELAKDQKHLNTPIHYVVREFMRTEEVYAAFLKRFYSLNKDKIEIDQVFKWFEMVKKVINLSIYIYMDEAHKNTMRQLSAQKEMINELSSPVILLQNQTALLPLIGDIDTARAKLIIENTLAQCAELGIANLCIDLSGVPIIDTMVAHEMFNLIQALNLLGVKSIISGIRPEIAQTAIQLGLDFDHVKTTYSLAHALQQINT from the coding sequence ATGCATAGAAACCAAGATTTATATAACTATTTAGTCGAGAATTCTTGGCAAATGTCAGAAGATTGGTATAGTATGGTCGAAGATCATGATCCTAAATCTGTTTATTCGACAAATGATCCTACTATTGTTCAAACATTAAAAGAACAGAACCAAGATTATTTTAAGCATTTACACGAACTTTTTATTAGTGAGGAAGAAGAATTTTTTCATAAGTTCCAGCAATGGTCTGAAGAACTGGCCAAAGACCAAAAGCACTTAAATACACCAATTCACTATGTAGTGCGAGAATTTATGAGAACCGAAGAAGTTTATGCTGCATTTTTAAAAAGATTCTATTCGTTAAATAAAGACAAGATTGAGATCGATCAAGTGTTCAAGTGGTTTGAAATGGTAAAAAAGGTAATTAATCTATCCATATATATTTATATGGATGAGGCACATAAAAACACGATGAGACAGCTATCAGCACAAAAAGAAATGATAAATGAACTAAGCTCACCTGTTATTCTCCTTCAAAATCAAACGGCACTGCTACCTTTAATAGGAGATATTGATACAGCAAGAGCGAAATTAATCATAGAAAATACATTAGCACAATGTGCAGAACTAGGCATCGCAAATCTGTGCATTGACCTATCAGGTGTTCCAATCATCGATACGATGGTTGCCCATGAAATGTTTAATTTAATCCAAGCGCTAAACCTTTTAGGTGTAAAATCGATCATATCAGGAATTAGACCAGAAATTGCTCAAACGGCTATTCAGCTGGGACT